In a single window of the Callithrix jacchus isolate 240 chromosome 1, calJac240_pri, whole genome shotgun sequence genome:
- the LOC100415051 gene encoding HAUS augmin-like complex subunit 6 isoform X2 translates to MFDKLNRDAFHIVSYFLFEILDQSLTKEVFKFCWPPFDQKSDTEFRKHCYEWIKRISGECGSSFPQVVGSLFLSPGGPKFIHLMYHFARFVAMKYIKSSSKNSSHRFAETFNLKPQDLHKCIARCHLARSRFLQILQREDCVTQKYQENAQLLVKHVRNLRSECVGLENQIKKMEPYDDHSNIEEKIQKVRSLWSSVNETLVFLEKEREIVSSVLSLVNQYALDGTNVAINIPRLLLDKIEKQMFQLHIGNVYEAGKLNLLTVIQLLNEVLKVMKYESCQSDQAGLTVDLHYLEKETKFQKERLSDLKHMRYRIKDDLTTIRHSVVEKQGEWHKKWKEFLGLSPFSLIKSWTPSVDLLPPMSPLSFDPASEEVYAKSVLCQYPASLPDTHKQHNQENGCRGDSDTMGALHDLANSPASFLLQSVLPSDRNNVTLLEKDTKMRTPKEKNEAISKKTPEFEVENSPLSAIAKNTESSAFGGSLPTKISDSFKKEQDHLVEEVARAVLSDAPQFSEGKEVKLEELIDSLGSNPFLTRNQIPRTPENLINEIRSSWRKAIEMEENRTTEPIQMDTEHREVLPESPSVLHDQREFSMADFLFDTTVSDFGQSHSTEEKDVSDCKCVPQKRVVTSHIDEPLTQNQSGLLNKKVICKQDLECIALTKLSETSQMETLSPAVSHRIDVMRGSEEEYTKTLDHLQASCNKPSTNKTALWNSFQISSGISSESFKDTDFGILHETLPEEGGHLSFNSSSSSEANFKLEPNSPMRGGILLEHVVERRQTTPESDFNIQALCSRQKALKKSLSKKREESYLRNPLTPERHKPVLSPTTQNVQTEDMLNFLDPHDLRTDHTKPSLRMSIGERKQSLSPLIKFSPVEQRLRTTISCSRGELPNLKESGFHHVGQADLKLLTSSDLPASASQSAGITGVSHCTWPTFIVTVLLLPSSRMKGTISYCKGPFRISVDVYIVVTIDFGLGWGKKPPNLKLLVL, encoded by the exons ATGTTTGACAAGCTGAACCGTGATGCCTTTCatatagtttcttattttttgtttgaaatactGGACCAGTCTCTCACCAAAGAAGTTTTCaa attttgTTGGCCCCCATTTGACCAAAAAAGTGATACTGAATTCCGAAAACATTGCTATGAATGGATAAAAAGGATTTCT GGTGAATGTGGAAGTAGCTTTCCTCAAGTTGTTGGTTCACTATTTCTTTCTCCTGGTGGTCCTAAGTTTATTCATCTGATGTATCATTTTGCAAGATTTGTTGCGATGAAATATATTAAATCCAGTTCTAAAA ATTCTTCTCATCGTTTTGCAGAGACATTTAACTTAAAACCACAGGACTTGCACAAATGCATTGCCAGATGCCATTTAGCACGTAGcagatttttacaaattttacaaaGAGAAGATTGTGTTACCCAaaaatatcaggaaaatgcaCA ATTATTAGTTAAGCATGTACGAAACTTGAGATCTGAATGTGTAGGACTGGAAAACCAAATAAAGAA aatgGAACCCTATGATGACCACagtaatatagaagaaaaaattcaaaag gttCGATCTTTGTGGTCTTCAGTGAATGAAACACTCGTGTTtttggaaaaagagagagaaattgttAGTTCGGTTCTTAGTCTTGTTAACCAATATGCTTTAGATGGAACTAATGTTGCTATTAATATTCCAAGGCTCTTACTTGACAAAATTGAGAAACAAATGTTTCAG TTGCACATAGGAAATGTTTATGAGGCTGGAAAATTAAACCTCTTAACAGTTATTCAGTTATTGAATGAAGTCTTGAAAGTAATGAAATATGAAAGTTGTCAGTCTGACCAAGCAGGATTGACAGTAGACCTTCACTACCTTGAAAAAGAGACCAAATTTCAGAAGGAAAGATTATCAGATCTGAAGCATATGAG GTATAGAATAAAAGATGATCTCACAACTATAAGACATTCTGTTGTTGAAAAGCAGGGAGAATGGCATAAAAAGTGGAAAGAATTTCTTGGTTTGTCTCCTTTCAGTCTAATTAAAAGTTGGACTCCA TCTGTAGATCTTTTACCACCAATGTCTCCCCTTTCATTTGATCCTGCCTCAGAAGAAGTGTATGCAAAGAGTGTTCTTTGTCAGTATCCTGCTTCACTTCCAG atACACATAAGCAACATAATCAAGAAAATGGTTGTAGAGGAGACAGCGATACCATGGGAGCTCTACATGATCTAGCCAACAG ccCTGCCTCTTTCTTGTTGCAGTCAGTTTTGCCATCAGATAGGAACAATGTTACACTACTTgaaaag GACACAAAGATGAGAACTCCCAAAGAAAAAAACGAAGCAATTTCTAAGAAGACACCAGAATTTGAAGTGGAAAATTCTCCATTATCAGCTATTGCAAAGAATACAGAGAGTAGTGCATTTGGAGGTTCTCTGCCAACTAAAATAAgtgattcatttaaaaaagagCAAGATCATCTGGTAGAAGAG gtTGCCAGAGCAGTTTTATCTGATGCACCACAGTTCTctgaaggaaaagaagtaaaattagagGAACTAATTGACTCTCTGGGTTCTAACCCCTTCTTAACAAGGAATCAGATTCCCCGCACTCCAGAAAACTTGA TAAATGAAATTAGGAGTTCATGGAGAAAAGCTattgaaatggaagaaaacagaactaCAGAACCAATTCAAATGGATACTGAGCATAGAGAAGTATTGCCAGAATCACCGTCTGTGTTGCATGATCAAAGAGAATTTAGCATGGCCGATTTTCTCTTTGACACCACTGTATCAGATTTTGGCCAGTCTCATTCGACTGAAGAGAAAGATGTTTCAGATTGCAAGTGTGTGCCTCAGAAACGTGTCGTGACCAGTCACATAGATGAACCACTAACACAAAATCAGTCAGGTTTGTTAAATAAGAAAGTAATTTGCAAGCAAGATTTGGAATGTATAGCCTTAACCAAGCTTTCAGAAACTAGCCAAATGGAGACACTCTCCCCTGCTGTCAGCCACAGGATAGATGTGATGCGTGGCAGTGAAGAGGAGTATACTAAAACGCTGGACCACTTGCAAGCTTCTTGTAACAAGCCTTCCACAAATAAAACTGCCTTGTGGAACTCTTTTCAGATATCAAGTGGAATTAGTTCTGAGAGTTTTAAAGATACTGATTTTGGCATATTACATGAAACTCTTCCGGAAGAAGGTGGTCACCTAAGTTTTAATAGTTCCAGTAGTTCAGAGGCCAATTTTAAACTGGAGCCAAATAGTCCTATGCGTGGTGGCATTCTTCTAGAACATGTTGTGGAAAGGAGACAGACTACTCCAGAATCAGACTTCAATATTCAGGCTCTTTGCAGTAGACAGAAGGCTCTAAAGAAATCGCTTTCCAAGAAAAGGGAAGAATCTTACCTCCGGAATCCCCTAACACCTGAAAGACACAAACCAGTATTGAGTCCTACTACCCAAAATGTACAAACAGAGGATATGCTTAACTTTTTGGACCCCCATGATTTGCGTACTGACCATACAAAGCCATCATTACGCATGTCCATTGGTGAAAGAAAACAGTCTCTTTCACCACTAATTAAGTTTTCTCCAGTGGAACAAAGATTGAGGACCACAATATCATGTAGTCGTGGAGAACTACCTAATTTAAAAG agtcggggtttcaccatgttggccaggcagatctcaaactcctgacctcaagtgatctacccgcctcggcctcccaaagtgctgggattacaggtgtgagccactgcacctggccgaccTTTATTGTTACTGTGCTCCTCCTTCCTTCATCTAGGATGAAGGGAACAATCTCTTACTGTAAAGGTCCTTTCAGAATCTCTGTTGATGTATATATAGTAGTTACAATTGATTTTGGATTAGGGTGGGGAAAAAAGCCCCCCAACCTGAAGCTACTGGTTTTATAA
- the LOC100415051 gene encoding HAUS augmin-like complex subunit 6 isoform X5, producing the protein MCRTGKPNKEVRSLWSSVNETLVFLEKEREIVSSVLSLVNQYALDGTNVAINIPRLLLDKIEKQMFQLHIGNVYEAGKLNLLTVIQLLNEVLKVMKYESCQSDQAGLTVDLHYLEKETKFQKERLSDLKHMRYRIKDDLTTIRHSVVEKQGEWHKKWKEFLGLSPFSLIKSWTPSVDLLPPMSPLSFDPASEEVYAKSVLCQYPASLPDTHKQHNQENGCRGDSDTMGALHDLANSPASFLLQSVLPSDRNNVTLLEKDTKMRTPKEKNEAISKKTPEFEVENSPLSAIAKNTESSAFGGSLPTKISDSFKKEQDHLVEEVARAVLSDAPQFSEGKEVKLEELIDSLGSNPFLTRNQIPRTPENLINEIRSSWRKAIEMEENRTTEPIQMDTEHREVLPESPSVLHDQREFSMADFLFDTTVSDFGQSHSTEEKDVSDCKCVPQKRVVTSHIDEPLTQNQSGLLNKKVICKQDLECIALTKLSETSQMETLSPAVSHRIDVMRGSEEEYTKTLDHLQASCNKPSTNKTALWNSFQISSGISSESFKDTDFGILHETLPEEGGHLSFNSSSSSEANFKLEPNSPMRGGILLEHVVERRQTTPESDFNIQALCSRQKALKKSLSKKREESYLRNPLTPERHKPVLSPTTQNVQTEDMLNFLDPHDLRTDHTKPSLRMSIGERKQSLSPLIKFSPVEQRLRTTISCSRGELPNLKESGFHHVGQADLKLLTSSDLPASASQSAGITGVSHCTWPTFIVTVLLLPSSRMKGTISYCKGPFRISVDVYIVVTIDFGLGWGKKPPNLKLLVL; encoded by the exons ATGTGTAGGACTGGAAAACCAAATAAAGAA gttCGATCTTTGTGGTCTTCAGTGAATGAAACACTCGTGTTtttggaaaaagagagagaaattgttAGTTCGGTTCTTAGTCTTGTTAACCAATATGCTTTAGATGGAACTAATGTTGCTATTAATATTCCAAGGCTCTTACTTGACAAAATTGAGAAACAAATGTTTCAG TTGCACATAGGAAATGTTTATGAGGCTGGAAAATTAAACCTCTTAACAGTTATTCAGTTATTGAATGAAGTCTTGAAAGTAATGAAATATGAAAGTTGTCAGTCTGACCAAGCAGGATTGACAGTAGACCTTCACTACCTTGAAAAAGAGACCAAATTTCAGAAGGAAAGATTATCAGATCTGAAGCATATGAG GTATAGAATAAAAGATGATCTCACAACTATAAGACATTCTGTTGTTGAAAAGCAGGGAGAATGGCATAAAAAGTGGAAAGAATTTCTTGGTTTGTCTCCTTTCAGTCTAATTAAAAGTTGGACTCCA TCTGTAGATCTTTTACCACCAATGTCTCCCCTTTCATTTGATCCTGCCTCAGAAGAAGTGTATGCAAAGAGTGTTCTTTGTCAGTATCCTGCTTCACTTCCAG atACACATAAGCAACATAATCAAGAAAATGGTTGTAGAGGAGACAGCGATACCATGGGAGCTCTACATGATCTAGCCAACAG ccCTGCCTCTTTCTTGTTGCAGTCAGTTTTGCCATCAGATAGGAACAATGTTACACTACTTgaaaag GACACAAAGATGAGAACTCCCAAAGAAAAAAACGAAGCAATTTCTAAGAAGACACCAGAATTTGAAGTGGAAAATTCTCCATTATCAGCTATTGCAAAGAATACAGAGAGTAGTGCATTTGGAGGTTCTCTGCCAACTAAAATAAgtgattcatttaaaaaagagCAAGATCATCTGGTAGAAGAG gtTGCCAGAGCAGTTTTATCTGATGCACCACAGTTCTctgaaggaaaagaagtaaaattagagGAACTAATTGACTCTCTGGGTTCTAACCCCTTCTTAACAAGGAATCAGATTCCCCGCACTCCAGAAAACTTGA TAAATGAAATTAGGAGTTCATGGAGAAAAGCTattgaaatggaagaaaacagaactaCAGAACCAATTCAAATGGATACTGAGCATAGAGAAGTATTGCCAGAATCACCGTCTGTGTTGCATGATCAAAGAGAATTTAGCATGGCCGATTTTCTCTTTGACACCACTGTATCAGATTTTGGCCAGTCTCATTCGACTGAAGAGAAAGATGTTTCAGATTGCAAGTGTGTGCCTCAGAAACGTGTCGTGACCAGTCACATAGATGAACCACTAACACAAAATCAGTCAGGTTTGTTAAATAAGAAAGTAATTTGCAAGCAAGATTTGGAATGTATAGCCTTAACCAAGCTTTCAGAAACTAGCCAAATGGAGACACTCTCCCCTGCTGTCAGCCACAGGATAGATGTGATGCGTGGCAGTGAAGAGGAGTATACTAAAACGCTGGACCACTTGCAAGCTTCTTGTAACAAGCCTTCCACAAATAAAACTGCCTTGTGGAACTCTTTTCAGATATCAAGTGGAATTAGTTCTGAGAGTTTTAAAGATACTGATTTTGGCATATTACATGAAACTCTTCCGGAAGAAGGTGGTCACCTAAGTTTTAATAGTTCCAGTAGTTCAGAGGCCAATTTTAAACTGGAGCCAAATAGTCCTATGCGTGGTGGCATTCTTCTAGAACATGTTGTGGAAAGGAGACAGACTACTCCAGAATCAGACTTCAATATTCAGGCTCTTTGCAGTAGACAGAAGGCTCTAAAGAAATCGCTTTCCAAGAAAAGGGAAGAATCTTACCTCCGGAATCCCCTAACACCTGAAAGACACAAACCAGTATTGAGTCCTACTACCCAAAATGTACAAACAGAGGATATGCTTAACTTTTTGGACCCCCATGATTTGCGTACTGACCATACAAAGCCATCATTACGCATGTCCATTGGTGAAAGAAAACAGTCTCTTTCACCACTAATTAAGTTTTCTCCAGTGGAACAAAGATTGAGGACCACAATATCATGTAGTCGTGGAGAACTACCTAATTTAAAAG agtcggggtttcaccatgttggccaggcagatctcaaactcctgacctcaagtgatctacccgcctcggcctcccaaagtgctgggattacaggtgtgagccactgcacctggccgaccTTTATTGTTACTGTGCTCCTCCTTCCTTCATCTAGGATGAAGGGAACAATCTCTTACTGTAAAGGTCCTTTCAGAATCTCTGTTGATGTATATATAGTAGTTACAATTGATTTTGGATTAGGGTGGGGAAAAAAGCCCCCCAACCTGAAGCTACTGGTTTTATAA